A genome region from Gadus chalcogrammus isolate NIFS_2021 chromosome 7, NIFS_Gcha_1.0, whole genome shotgun sequence includes the following:
- the arhgef19 gene encoding rho guanine nucleotide exchange factor 19, which translates to MLPGYGFPPLPDFQLHINAFHCRAENPSMWIPGSGDPQALSEGRDGRPLLRPCHHKHVAVCRQETLAFIELQHTLTTALHSPLGIARPTGDTQDTTPLSTTLAPLNGLKRSLLDLRSDRAGCTLGSTPPECGDKSTRAVTETEGETERPLAGTRVPRPLQTALSLPVSVPLSSFCTVPGRPLERRLTSSPSSPVSATEVSGGQNPDSSQPQRRLSQGSLREKSIRRKMRVYSPDTASDEPLGSPVDGDYLFPGAFSSFLEEEPSECSPLETGNCPPLLEAAVDLCHSDGSDAFDMLEEPLHITEDVEPGSLESCGPVDPLNSTGRNSLPQTRQVDHEHRRFSASELISRLQLSQRKNSFALKLGKSLSARVASRDRQSSSCLVPQPDSKCTVRQRCPGGSSDSAPQSPVGPPPSQANVDTSMLLQRWSTKLGTTIPNRMRKKSIEEDFSTTSTVASSKRLSRFLPSSILYQEYSDVAINREIQRQQGKEPGTDEEGLKGEGSDGCPSPSNLSPSSSFRSSRGSAFALWQDIPDVRTSGQLDNFSNEERKLQEAKFELVTSEASYIRSLSIAVDHFMMSPELAECLGAQDKQWLFSKLPEVKDVSERFLQALERRLEQDILRFDVCDIVFDHCPALRRVYLPYVTNQAYQEQTYQRLLLDNARFPGILARLEEDSVCQRLPLTSFLILPFQRITRLKMLVENILKRTTPGSRDEDTATKAFNELKKIIKECNCSVQSMKRMEELIHLNKKIHFESKIFPLISQSRWLVKHGELLEVDTQTMSISGSKLKLPTKPVYLHLFNDCLLLSRRKDTWKFVVFVHAKIGELKVKDLSQKLQGISGFIFHLQLCGGQQPKHQILLKAHTESGKQRWITAMFPSHPLEDIEQACENEDLSQVQCIRSYQGQEHDELTLEKADVLQAKNITSDGWVEGIRLSDGERGWFPKTYVEEITSRSARLRNLRENIRIKCVTQKLQGGQ; encoded by the exons ATGCTACCCGGGTACGGATTCCCCCCTCTTCCTGACTTCCAGCTCCACATTAACGCGTTCCACTGCCGAGCAGAGAACCCCAGCATGTGGATACCTGGCTCAGGCGACCCCCAGGCTCTGAGCGAGGGCCGAGACGGCAGGCCTCTGCTACGGCCGTGTCACCACAAGCACGTGGCCGTGTGCCGGCAGGAGACGCTCGCTTTCATTGAGCTCCAGCACACGCTGACGACTGCACTCCACAGCCCCCTTGGCATTGCCAGGCCCACCGGTGACACGCAGGACACCACACCCCTCTCAACCACCCTGGCCCCTCTCAACGGACTAAAACGCTCCCTGCTGGATCTCCGAAGCGACCGGGCGGGCTGCACCTTGGGCTCCACGCCTCCAGAGTGCGGAGATAAGTCCACTCGCGCCGTCActgagacggagggagagactgaGCGACCGCTGGCTGGGACCAGGGTGCCTCGCCCCCTGCAAACAGCCCTGAGCCTGCCCGTGTCGGTCCCGCTGTCCTCTTTCTGTACGGTGCCCGGAAGACCTTTGGAGCGACGTTtgacctcctcaccctcctcacccgTCTCGGCCACCGAGGTCTCCGGCGGTCAAAACCCAGACTCAAGTCAACCACAGAGACGGCTGTCGCAGGGCTCCCTGAGGGAGAAGAGCATCC GGCGAAAGATGCGGGTTTATTCGCCAGACACCGCAAGCGATGAGCCTCTGGGGAGTCCAGTGGATGGGGACTACCTCTTCCCAGGTGCCTTCAGTAGCTTTCTAGAGGAGGAACCGAGTGAATGCTCTCCTCTGGAGACGGGAAACTGCCCTCCTCTGCTCGAGGCTGCAGTGGACCTCTGCCACTCCGATGGCTCGGACGCGTTCGATATGCTGGAAGAGCCCCTTCACATCACGGAGGACGTAGAGCCGGGGTCTCTGGAGAGCTGTGGGCCGGTGGACCCTTTGAACTCCACAGGGCGGAACTCTTTACCACAGACACGTCAGGTGGATCACGAGCACCGGCGCTTCTCAGCGTCGGAGCTGATCTCCAGACTTCAGCTGTCCCAGAGGAAGAACTCTTTCGCCCTGAAGCTGGGGAAATCACTGTCTGCTCGGGTAGCCTCcagggacagacagagctcCAGCTGCCTCGTCCCCCAACCCGACT CTAAGTGTACCGTAAGGCAGCGTTGCCCGGGAGGCTCCAGCGACAGTGCTCCACAGAGCCCTGTGGGCCCCCCACCGTCCCAGGCCAACGTCGACACCAGCATGCTGCTGCAGCGATGGAGTACAAAGCTCGG CACAACTATTCCCAACAGGATGCGAAAGAAATCCATCGAGGAGGACTTCAGCACAACCTCTACGGTGGCCAGCTCAAAGCGCTTGTCGCGTTTTCTTCCGAGCT CGATTCTGTACCAGGAGTACAGCGACGTGGCCATCAACCGGGAGATCCAGAGGCAGCAGGGGAAGGAGCCCGGCACCGACGAGGAGGGGCTGAAGGGAGAGGGGTCGGACGGCTGCCCGTCTCCCTCCAACCTGTCTCCCTCCAGCTCCTTCCGCTCGTCGCGGGGCTCTGCCTTCGCCCTGTGGCAGGACATCCCCGACGTCCGCACCAGCGGGCAGCTGGACAACTTCAGCAACGAGGAGAGGAAACTACAAGAG GCCAAGTTTGAGCTGGTGACGTCTGAGGCCTCGTACATCCGCAGCCTTAGCATCGCGGTGGACCACTTCATGATGTCCCCGGAGCTGGCCGAGTGCCTGGGGGCCCAGGACAAGCAGTGGCTCTTCTCCAAGCTCCCGGAAGTCAAAGATGTCAGTGAGAG GTTCCTTCAGGCCCTGGAGCGGCGTCTGGAGCAGGACATCCTGCGCTTCGACGTGTGTGACATCGTCTTCGACCACTGCCCGGCCCTGCGGAGGGTCTACCTCCCGTACGTCACCAACCAGGCCTACCAGGAGCAGACGTACCAGCGGCTGCT GCTGGATAACGCTCGCTTCCCGGGAATCCTGGCCCGCTTGGAGGAGGACTCGGTGTGCCAGAgactccccctcacctccttcctGATCCTGCCCTTCCAGAGGATCACACGGCTCAAGATGCTGGTGGAG AATATTTTAAAGAGGACGACTCCGGGTTCTAGAGACGAGGACACGGCCACAAAAGCTTTCAACGAGCTGAAAAAG ATCATAAAGGAGTGCAATTGCAGTGTGCAGTCGATGAAACGGATGGAAGAACTCATTCACCTCAACAAGAAAATCCATTTCGAGAGCAAG ATCTTCCCACTCATCTCCCAGTCCcgctggctggtgaagcacggggagctgctggaggtggaCACCCAGACCATGAGCATCTCCGGCTCCAAGCTGAAGCTGCCCACCAAGCCTGTGTACCTCCACCTCTTCAACGACTGTCTGCTGCTCTCCAGACGGAAGGA CACGTGGAAGTTTGTGGTGTTTGTGCACGCCAAGATAGGAGAGCTGAAAGTGAAGGACCTCAGCCAGAAGCTGCAAGGCATCTCGGGCTTCATCTTCCACCTGCAGCTGTGTGGGGGGCAGCAGCCCAAGCACCAGATCCTGCTCAAGGCTCACACTGA GAGCGGGAAGCAGAGGTGGATCACAGCCATGTTCCCATCCCATCCCCTGGAGGACATCGAGCAGGCCTGTGAGAATGAAG atcTGTCCCAGGTTCAGTGCATCAGGAGCTACCAGGGCCAGGAGCATGATGAGCTGACTCTGGAGAAGGCCGACGTGCTCCAGGCCAAGAACATCACAAGTGACG GCTGGGTGGAGGGCATCCGCCTCTCGGACGGGGAACGGGGCTGGTTCCCCAAAACGTACGTGGAGGAAATCACAAGCCGCAGCGCACGCCTCCGCAACCTCCGGGAGAACATCCGCATCAAGTGTGTCACGCAGAAACTGCAGGGGGGTCAGTAG
- the LOC130386627 gene encoding pleckstrin homology domain-containing family N member 1, with protein MGCCSMTQRNTAGIDEVGPDEIELLELTGEYSGLWNVGGPRLQLVESGKHEPPPREPPVPHQEQQMVLWGRTRDELHHRIYSHQPIKDWEGQPAQTYGEIAYSSLVTLYDTCTQERSEHFLVLFSFHLLILSVDHFQQDFVYEGILPLSGLTFRPLSWDSDTSHSLDGFEVSSPMVDSKVFICPSAVEVGTWMDHLESTPRPLPPAQGPLSYLLPCDEHWKREKLKKFLLQTVIRGWEGSPIQRMGEPAFISIVRIMNTHRQGVAERLMVLYPQDVLLLSVDNNRISITYEGRVARRTVQVVDRSVITGRLEFELRGDLVEPLQMSCTCLQDLNTWLFHLKPPKKASPEWGTHHYKGPLPSLPKLPRHEKKCQDVMIKTDHRCHHPRGNPVDNSMHNSRVF; from the exons ATGGGGTGCTGCAGTATGACCCAGAGGAATACGGCAGGCATCGACGAGGTGGGACCAGACGAGATAGAACTCCTGGAACTCACTGGGGAATACTCAGG GCTCTGGAACGTTGGAGGACCCCGACTTCAGCTGGTGGAGAGCGGGAAACATGAGCCCCCACCACGTGAACCCCCAGTACCCCACCAGGAACAGCAG ATGGTGTTGTGGGGGAGGACCCGAGACGAGTTACACCACAGAATATATTCCCATCAGCCAATCAAGGACTGGGAGGGCCAGCCGGCGCAAACATACGGAGAGATCGCCTACTCGTCTTTGGTGACACTGTATGACACTTGCACACAG GAGAGGAGCGAACACTTCCTGGTGTTGTTCTCGTTTCACTTGTTGATCCTGTCAGTGGATCACTTCCAGCAGGACTTCGTATATGAG GGAATCCTGCCACTATCTGGCCTGACCTTCCGACCTCTCTCCTGGGATTCTGACACCTCACACTCATTGGATGGCTTTGAAGTCAGCA GTCCGATGGTTGACTCCAAGGTGTTCATCTGCCCCAGCGCTGTGGAGGTAGGAACCTGGATGGACCACCTAGAGTCCACGCCAAGACCCCTGCCCCCCGCCCAGGGCCCGCTGTCCTACCTG TTGCCCTGTGATGAGCATTGGAAAAGAGAGAAGTTGAAGAAGTTCTTACTGCAAACGGTGATCCGCGGCTGGGAGGGAAGCCCCATCCAACGCATGGGGGAGCCAGCGTTCATATCCATCGTCCgcatcatgaacacacacagacag GGCGTCGCAGAGAGGCTTATGGTTCTCTACCCACAAGACGTGCTGCTACTGTCGGTGGACAACAACAGGATCTCCATTACATATGAG GGTAGGGTGGCCAGACGAACCGTCCAAGTGGTGGATCGCTCCGTCATCACCGGGCGCCTGGAGTTTGAGTTGAGAG GGGACCTGGTGGAGCCCTTGCAGATGTCGTGCACGTGTCTCCAGGACCTCAACACCTGGCTCTTCCACCTAAAACCG CCAAAGAAGGCCAGCCCAGAGTGGGGGACGCACCACTACAAGGGCCCTCTTCCATCGCTGCCCAAGCTCCCGAGACACGAGAAGAAATGTCAAGACGTGATGATCAAGACTGACCACCGCTGTCATCACCCAAGAGGAAACCCTGTGGACAACAGTATGCACAACAGCCGCGTGTTCTAG
- the ttll10 gene encoding protein polyglycylase TTLL10 has translation MLASNSDRKSCPRRERRVRTLEPRGSRGPFYYIGGANGAKIVSRYCEDKGWQRIHDQHRTDYKLKWCEIKSRANYHHFREGHQLLYQIPNNTVLTSKIGLLSSLRAFERVSTKVNFQGLRRLKMEQFFPDTFRLDLSEEREAFFAQQNGVKDGHQGACVWICKPTGMNQGKGIFLLKTPEDVAGLRLRLQQQQSSKSNRGRANIRSPQAHIAQRYVNNPLLLEGRKFDVRSYLLIACTDPYIVFFRHGYARLTCDPYDPRSNNLTAHLTNQYMQKKNPMYSVLKEDTVWSMEKLNDYVNDTYSVAKGLPRDWITGDFTSSMKQIMFQCFLAVKSKLDRKLGLFDLLGCDFLIDEEFKVWLLEMNCNPALTTNCGVLQDVVPSMLGETLDITLEIFSKRLCGQEILPLISQRHFVLLYSSPEPLTRASGPGGRRRTPGGVQPSSTSKQNATTTATTTTNTTPAIPNTTAPTATKRHDPAAPRRRSLGNTNRVRTSCVSGTESEDVGNLDTSKSKSNLPETSSPSSTARHVPSPNDPCPMMALEVNTLSFPPQELTAASGRTETLSTHVCGLPLKSSHSRVELRLNKCLWPPPEYYIAGKKRRPKRANLASLPTTRELGEGAGGSKEERPGGALSSSSFRAQQTIPSPHPGRPVWTGSQEKGNEASAGGGNTGGCLPNGNKKGELRFWICK, from the exons ATGCTGGCATCAAACAGCGACAGGAAGTCCTGccccaggagggagaggagggtcaGGACCCTGGAGCCCCGGGGGTCTAGAGGGCCCTTCTACTACATCGGAGGAGCCAACGGGGCCAAGAT CGTGAGCCGGTACTGTGAAGACAAGGGCTGGCAGCGCATTCACGACCAGCACAGGACAGACTACAAGCTCAAGTGGTGTGAGATCAAGTCACGAGCCAACTACCACCACTTCAGAGAAG GGCACCAGCTTCTGTACCAGATCCCCAACAACACGGTTCTGACCTCCAAGATCGGACTACTCAGCAGCCTGCGGGCGTTTGAGCGCGTCTCCACCAAAGTCAACTTTCAGGGACTCAG GAGGCTGAAGATGGAGCAATTCTTCCCTGACACGTTTCGCCTGGACCtgagcgaggagagggaggcgtTCTTTGCTCAGCAGAACG GTGTGAAGGATGGACATCAGGGGGCATGCGTGTGGATCTGCAAGCCCACCGGGATGAACCAGGGGAAGGGGATCTTCCTCCTAAAGACCCCGGAAGACGTGGCCGGCCTCCGGCTgaggctgcagcagcagcagagcagcaAGAGCAACCGGGGGAGGGCAAACATCCGGTCCCCACAGGCACACATCGCTCAACG GTACGTCAACAACCCGTTACTGCTGGAGGGAAGGAAGTTCGATGTGCGGTCCTACCTCCTCATCGCCTGCACGGATCCGTACATCGTCTTCTTTCGCCATGGTTACGCTCGATTGACCTGTGACCCCTATGACCCGAGATCCAACAATCTCACAGCCCACCTGACCAATCAG TACATGCAGAAGAAGAACCCGATGTACAGCGTGCTGAAGGAGGACACCGTGTGGTCCATGGAGAAATTAAACGACTACGTCAACGACACATACAGCGTTGCTAAGGGTCTGCCGAGGGATTGGATAACGGGCGACTTCACT AGCTCCATGAAGCAGATCATGTTCCAGTGCTTCCTGGCAGTTAAATCCAAGTTGGACCGCAAATTAGGCCTGTTTGACCTGCTCGGTTGTGACTTCCTCATTGACGAAGAGTTTAAG GTGTGGCTGTTGGAGATGAACTGTAACCCCGCACTGACGACCAACTGTGGGGTCCTGCAGGACGTGGTTCCCAGCATGCTGGGGGAGACGCTGG ACATCACTCTGGAGATCTTCAGTAAGCGTCTGTGTGGACAGGAGATCCTCCCGCTGATCAGCCAGAGGCACTTTGTCCTGCTGTACAGCTCCCCAGAGCCCCTGACCCGGGCTTCAGGCCCTGGGGGTAGGAGAAGAACCCCGGGCGGAGTCCAACCGAGCAGTACATCCAAACAGAAcgccaccaccactgccaccaccaccaccaacaccaccccagcCATCCCCAACACAACCGCCCCAACCGCCACCAAGAGGCACGACCCCGCAGCCCCACGGAGACGCAGTCTGGGGAACACGAACAGAGTGAGGACCTCCTGCGTCTCTGGGACAGAATCGGAGGATGTCGGCAACCTGGATacttcaaagtcaaagtcaaatcTCCCGGAGACGTCGTCTCCCTCTTCGACCGCTCGCCACGTCCCGTCCCCCAATGACCCGTGCCCAATGATGGCACTCGAGGTGAACACGCTGTCATTTCCACCGCAAGAGCTCACCGCCGCCTCCGGCCGGACAGAAACACTCTCCACGCACGTCTGCGGCCTTCCGCTCAAGTCCTCCCATTCCCGGGTTGAACTGAGGCTGAACAAATGTTTATGGCCGCCGCCGGAGTATTACATCGCGGGGAAGAAGCGTAGGCCCAAGAGAGCGAACTTGGCGTCACTGCCGACAACGAGAGAGCTCGGTGAAGGGGCCGGTGGTTCAAAGGAGGAGAGGCCCGGGGGTGCACTGTCTAGCAGCAGCTTCAGGGCCCAACAAACCATACCCTCCCCACATCCCGGACGTCCCGTGTGGACAGGAAGTCAGGAGAAGGGGAACGAGGCCAGCGCGGGTGGCGGGAACACAGGTGGCTGTCTTCCCAATGGGAACAAGAAGGGGGAGCTGCGATTTTGGATATGCAAATAG